One genomic window of Mus caroli chromosome 12, CAROLI_EIJ_v1.1, whole genome shotgun sequence includes the following:
- the Cipc gene encoding CLOCK-interacting pacemaker isoform X1, with amino-acid sequence MRQLTRRAGHGAATLALRVIHMHRVPVLRLPALLDMERKIPSRESPRRLSAKPGRGTEMKKLARPLGVVAADSDKDSGFSDGSSECLSSAEQMESEDMLSALGWKREDKLRQPSKAANSALPTLSPMVVMKNVLVKQGSSSSQLQSWTVQPSFEVISAQPQLFVLHPPVPSPVSSCQTGEKKSESRNYLPILNSYTKIAPHPGKRGLNSEDRGTSGVSKKLCTERPGPSLSSSEPAKTGRVLSSPSTPAPPSSKLTEDSALQGVPSLGAGGSPQTLQPVSSSHVAKAPSLTFASPASPVCASDSTLHGLESSSPLSPLSASYSSPLWAAEHLCRSPDIFSEQRQNKHRRFQNTLVVLHKSGLLEITLKTKELIRQNQATQAELDQLKEQTQMFIEATKSRAPQAWAKLQASLTSGSSHSGSDLDTLSDHPDV; translated from the exons ATGCGCCAGCTAACCCGCCGGGCTGGTCATGGAGCGGCGACCCTGGCCCTTAG AGTAATCCATATGCACAGAGTACCTGTGCTCCGTCTTCCGGCCCTCTTAGACATGGAGAGGAAAATCCCATCCAGAGAGAGCCCCAGAAGACTGTCCGCCAAGCCCGGCCGAGGCACGGAGATGAAGAAGCTAGCGCGACCCCTTGGCGTGGtggcagctgactcagacaaggACTCTGGCTTCTCAG ATGGGAGCTCAGAATGTTTGAGCTCCGCAGAGCAGATGGAGTCAGAGGACATGCTGAGCGCCTTGggctggaagagagaagacaagcTGAGGCAGCCCTCCAAAGCTGCGAACAGTGCCCTCCCCACGCTGTCCCCTATGGTCGTCATGAAGAACGTGCTGGTCAAGCAG GGCAGCAGCTCCTCCCAGCTTCAGTCCTGGACTGTCCAGCCCTCCTTTGAAGTGATCTCAGCGCAGCCACAGCTCTTTGTCCTTCATCCACCTGTGCCATCTCCTGTCAGCTCATGCCAGACTGGTGAGAAAAAGTCAGAATCCAGAAACTACTTGCCCATTCTAAATTCTTATACCAAAATAGCCCCCCACCCAGGCAAGAGGGGCCTCAATTCAGAAGACAGAGGAACAAGTGGGGTATCGAAGAAACTCTGCACGGAGAGACCGGGGCCAAGCCTGTCTTCCAGTGAGCCAGCCAAGACTGGCCGAGTGTTATCCAGTCCTTCCACTCCAGCCCCACCCAGCTCCAAACTCACTGAGGACTCCGCTCTGCAAGGAGTCCCCTCCCTTGGGGCTGGCGGAAGTCCACAGACTCTTCAGCCTGTGTCCAGCAGTCATGTGGCTAAAGCTCCCAGTCTGACCTTTGCTTCACCCGCCAGCCCTGTGTGTGCGTCTGACAGCACTCTGCATGGCCTAGAGAGcagctcccctctctccccactgtcaGCCAGTTACAGTTCACCTCTGTGGGCTGCGGAGCACCTCTGCCGCAGCCCAGACATCTTCTCCGAGCAGAGGCAGAACAAGCATAGGCGCTTTCAGAATACCTTAGTGGTCCTCCACAAGTCTGGTTTGCTGGAAATCACTCTGAAAACCAAGGAGCTGATTCGTCAGAACCAAGCAACTCAGGCGGAGCTGGACCAGCTGAAGGAGCAAACCCAGATGTTTATAGAGGCCACTAAGAGCAGGGCTCCTCAGGCATGGGCCAAGTTGCAGGCATCACTAACATCTGGGTCCAGTCATTCAGGCAGTGACCTAGACACGCTGTCTGATCACCCAGACGTATAG
- the Cipc gene encoding CLOCK-interacting pacemaker isoform X2, whose product MHRVPVLRLPALLDMERKIPSRESPRRLSAKPGRGTEMKKLARPLGVVAADSDKDSGFSDGSSECLSSAEQMESEDMLSALGWKREDKLRQPSKAANSALPTLSPMVVMKNVLVKQGSSSSQLQSWTVQPSFEVISAQPQLFVLHPPVPSPVSSCQTGEKKSESRNYLPILNSYTKIAPHPGKRGLNSEDRGTSGVSKKLCTERPGPSLSSSEPAKTGRVLSSPSTPAPPSSKLTEDSALQGVPSLGAGGSPQTLQPVSSSHVAKAPSLTFASPASPVCASDSTLHGLESSSPLSPLSASYSSPLWAAEHLCRSPDIFSEQRQNKHRRFQNTLVVLHKSGLLEITLKTKELIRQNQATQAELDQLKEQTQMFIEATKSRAPQAWAKLQASLTSGSSHSGSDLDTLSDHPDV is encoded by the exons ATGCACAGAGTACCTGTGCTCCGTCTTCCGGCCCTCTTAGACATGGAGAGGAAAATCCCATCCAGAGAGAGCCCCAGAAGACTGTCCGCCAAGCCCGGCCGAGGCACGGAGATGAAGAAGCTAGCGCGACCCCTTGGCGTGGtggcagctgactcagacaaggACTCTGGCTTCTCAG ATGGGAGCTCAGAATGTTTGAGCTCCGCAGAGCAGATGGAGTCAGAGGACATGCTGAGCGCCTTGggctggaagagagaagacaagcTGAGGCAGCCCTCCAAAGCTGCGAACAGTGCCCTCCCCACGCTGTCCCCTATGGTCGTCATGAAGAACGTGCTGGTCAAGCAG GGCAGCAGCTCCTCCCAGCTTCAGTCCTGGACTGTCCAGCCCTCCTTTGAAGTGATCTCAGCGCAGCCACAGCTCTTTGTCCTTCATCCACCTGTGCCATCTCCTGTCAGCTCATGCCAGACTGGTGAGAAAAAGTCAGAATCCAGAAACTACTTGCCCATTCTAAATTCTTATACCAAAATAGCCCCCCACCCAGGCAAGAGGGGCCTCAATTCAGAAGACAGAGGAACAAGTGGGGTATCGAAGAAACTCTGCACGGAGAGACCGGGGCCAAGCCTGTCTTCCAGTGAGCCAGCCAAGACTGGCCGAGTGTTATCCAGTCCTTCCACTCCAGCCCCACCCAGCTCCAAACTCACTGAGGACTCCGCTCTGCAAGGAGTCCCCTCCCTTGGGGCTGGCGGAAGTCCACAGACTCTTCAGCCTGTGTCCAGCAGTCATGTGGCTAAAGCTCCCAGTCTGACCTTTGCTTCACCCGCCAGCCCTGTGTGTGCGTCTGACAGCACTCTGCATGGCCTAGAGAGcagctcccctctctccccactgtcaGCCAGTTACAGTTCACCTCTGTGGGCTGCGGAGCACCTCTGCCGCAGCCCAGACATCTTCTCCGAGCAGAGGCAGAACAAGCATAGGCGCTTTCAGAATACCTTAGTGGTCCTCCACAAGTCTGGTTTGCTGGAAATCACTCTGAAAACCAAGGAGCTGATTCGTCAGAACCAAGCAACTCAGGCGGAGCTGGACCAGCTGAAGGAGCAAACCCAGATGTTTATAGAGGCCACTAAGAGCAGGGCTCCTCAGGCATGGGCCAAGTTGCAGGCATCACTAACATCTGGGTCCAGTCATTCAGGCAGTGACCTAGACACGCTGTCTGATCACCCAGACGTATAG
- the Cipc gene encoding CLOCK-interacting pacemaker isoform X3 — MESEDMLSALGWKREDKLRQPSKAANSALPTLSPMVVMKNVLVKQGSSSSQLQSWTVQPSFEVISAQPQLFVLHPPVPSPVSSCQTGEKKSESRNYLPILNSYTKIAPHPGKRGLNSEDRGTSGVSKKLCTERPGPSLSSSEPAKTGRVLSSPSTPAPPSSKLTEDSALQGVPSLGAGGSPQTLQPVSSSHVAKAPSLTFASPASPVCASDSTLHGLESSSPLSPLSASYSSPLWAAEHLCRSPDIFSEQRQNKHRRFQNTLVVLHKSGLLEITLKTKELIRQNQATQAELDQLKEQTQMFIEATKSRAPQAWAKLQASLTSGSSHSGSDLDTLSDHPDV, encoded by the exons ATGGAGTCAGAGGACATGCTGAGCGCCTTGggctggaagagagaagacaagcTGAGGCAGCCCTCCAAAGCTGCGAACAGTGCCCTCCCCACGCTGTCCCCTATGGTCGTCATGAAGAACGTGCTGGTCAAGCAG GGCAGCAGCTCCTCCCAGCTTCAGTCCTGGACTGTCCAGCCCTCCTTTGAAGTGATCTCAGCGCAGCCACAGCTCTTTGTCCTTCATCCACCTGTGCCATCTCCTGTCAGCTCATGCCAGACTGGTGAGAAAAAGTCAGAATCCAGAAACTACTTGCCCATTCTAAATTCTTATACCAAAATAGCCCCCCACCCAGGCAAGAGGGGCCTCAATTCAGAAGACAGAGGAACAAGTGGGGTATCGAAGAAACTCTGCACGGAGAGACCGGGGCCAAGCCTGTCTTCCAGTGAGCCAGCCAAGACTGGCCGAGTGTTATCCAGTCCTTCCACTCCAGCCCCACCCAGCTCCAAACTCACTGAGGACTCCGCTCTGCAAGGAGTCCCCTCCCTTGGGGCTGGCGGAAGTCCACAGACTCTTCAGCCTGTGTCCAGCAGTCATGTGGCTAAAGCTCCCAGTCTGACCTTTGCTTCACCCGCCAGCCCTGTGTGTGCGTCTGACAGCACTCTGCATGGCCTAGAGAGcagctcccctctctccccactgtcaGCCAGTTACAGTTCACCTCTGTGGGCTGCGGAGCACCTCTGCCGCAGCCCAGACATCTTCTCCGAGCAGAGGCAGAACAAGCATAGGCGCTTTCAGAATACCTTAGTGGTCCTCCACAAGTCTGGTTTGCTGGAAATCACTCTGAAAACCAAGGAGCTGATTCGTCAGAACCAAGCAACTCAGGCGGAGCTGGACCAGCTGAAGGAGCAAACCCAGATGTTTATAGAGGCCACTAAGAGCAGGGCTCCTCAGGCATGGGCCAAGTTGCAGGCATCACTAACATCTGGGTCCAGTCATTCAGGCAGTGACCTAGACACGCTGTCTGATCACCCAGACGTATAG